A window of the Besnoitia besnoiti strain Bb-Ger1 chromosome VI, whole genome shotgun sequence genome harbors these coding sequences:
- a CDS encoding hypothetical protein (encoded by transcript BESB_065710) has protein sequence MAVPGSRPHSEAEAPASFVSPHAPRPNAAQPRRSAEEESRREEEEVPQEFECVICMKILLLPVTTPCGHNFCKGCIDEAVSYRPCCPLCRCPLLLSGAADPVSGLSSGSSLRVNTLMQQLLERNYPQAMRERRQHEEERRQEAAARRRVHLHRQQQAAAAVAPRPLREEEGVPPGSSQLGPPRRNLSSGDSAAPRSAGRVRESGGRPEQILTLFRIFDAGEGTLGGGLSQMQADGRGASRPSWRGSSRAAVAAARAAPLFPGETISLHVYEEKYIRLVELALQVSLTKQRTSKGREGSRRKPESGVFAAHMFAFWHSHAEELRIIDLLDELAHLRRCVPESPRPATPSSSRSWSSPFVVRNLLRHRSRRRGTDSSSSSGDTPIPSPSSAAETASAPASCSPSSAAPPASSSSVSPHAPLVTAAASPTTSPTGAGGPPLSPARGSQGPGDDGETPAPSSPIADASVPLAPSAPEYGCCVQIEQHTPLEPVSGGTPGRCLIRCVCRNRFRVRNKIFLEDWTGRAGDLDSERGEAPAAGAPLVSRQSTLPADERASRGEGREEARVASEAAEAADATPFRDSAAFGAHAGGVAGAPRGGGFYYEIGYCEPIFDDGDREEAERADAAALRWRSRDEQSSLLSGGAGLSWRGDELRQRRPLSEEATDRAEAEHELALERELRDAWIDSENNWGPLTRASDLARERAKVVHALEVSRHHRALADISTTRDASEEAESAGDAEVHRSRLLAHAQRREVARDLRERCVRRLCEICIEGLERQLQQAGDVAQRLFASKFGRMPSLSSRRMTAYDLEKFSFFVAMVIVSSPAVRWQWFLLTDTTQRLVQLTKVIAEARWMNILALNTTPLSSLSRFLLFQDFHSNVVLFLTFLCVIVVFRLWPSLFFDDDFF, from the exons ATGGCAGTTCCAGGCTCTCGTCCGCACTCTGAAGCGGAGGCCCCCGCTTCGTTTGTGTCCCCCCACGCGCCGAGACCAAACGCTGCCcagccgcgtcgctccgctGAAGAGGAAtcgcggcgcgaagaagaggaggtcCCGCAGGAGTTCGAATGCGTAATTTGCATGAAGATTCTGCTTTTGCCTGTCACGACCCCTTGCGGCCATAACTTCTGCAAAGGATGCATCGATGAG GCCGTTTCGTACCGGCCCTGCTGCCCGCTGTGCCGCTGCCCGTTGCTGTTGTCGGGGGCCGCCGACCCCGTGTCGGGTCTTTCGTCGGGgtcttcgctgcgcgtcAACACACTGATGCAGCAGCTACTCGAGCGGAACTACCCACAGGCGATGCGCGAGCGTCGCCagcacgaagaagagaggaggcaggaggcggcagctcgTCGGCGCGTCCACCTCCATagacagcagcaggccgcggccgccgtcgcgcctcggccCCTTCGTGAAGAGGAGGGCGTCCCCCCCGGGTCGTCGCAGCTGGGGCCCCCTCGGCGCAACTTGTCCTCGggagacagcgccgcgccaaggagcgcagggcgcgtgcgcgagtcTGGAGGGCGCCCGGAGCAGATTCTGACTCTCTTCCGCATCTttgacgccggcgagggcacGCTTGGCGGCGGGCTTTCGCAGATGCAGGCGGatgggcgaggcgcctccaGGCCCTCGTGGCGGGGCAGCagtcgcgccgcagtcgccgcagcgcgggcggcgccgctgttcCCCGGAGAAACGATCTCGCTCCACGTCTACGAGGAAAAGTACATCAGGCTCGTCGAGCTTGCCCTTCAGGTAAGCCTAACCAAGCAGAGGACAAGCAAAGGCAGGgaaggcagcaggcgcaagCCCGAGAGCGGCGTTTTTGCTGCACACATGTTTGCATTCTGGCACtcgcacgcggaggagctgcgcatCATCGACCTGCTCGACG AACTCGCGCACCTTCGGCGTTGTGTACCCGAATCCCCCCGCCCAGcgacgccttcttcttcacgtTCATGGTCGTCGCCGTTTGTTGTTCGAAATCTTTTGAGACACCggtctcgccggcgcggcacggactcctcttcctcctctggtGACACGCCGAttccgtcgccttcctcggcagcggagacggcgtccgcgccggcgtcctgttctccctcgtcggccgcgccgcctgcgtcttcctcgtctgtctctcctcacGCCCCGCTAGTcacagccgcggcgtcgccaacCACGTCGCCAACCGGCGCGGGAGGGCCGCccctgtcgccggcgcgtggcAGTCAGGGCCCCGGCGACGATGGAGAGACACCTGCTCCTTCGTCGCCTAtcgccgacgcctccgtcccgctggcgccctccgcccccgaATATGGCTGCTGCGTGCAGATTGAGCAGCACACGCCGTTGGAGCCGGTCTCGGGCGGGACGCCAGGCCGCTGCTTGATTCGCTGCGTCTGTCGAAATCGCTTCCGCGTGCGGAACAAAATCTTCCTCGAAGACTGGACAGGGCGTGCCGGAGACCTcgacagcgagcgcggcgaggcgccagcggccggcgcgcctctcgtcAGTAGACAGTCGACGCTTCCGGCGGACGAGCGGGCCTCGCGTGGCGAGGGGCGTGAAGAAGCTCGCGTGGCgtcggaggccgcggaggctgcggatgCCACCCCCTTTCGAGACAGTGCGGCTttcggcgcgcacgcagggGGCGttgctggcgcgccgcgtggaggcggtTTCTATTACGAGATCGGCTACTGCGAGCCGATCttcgacgacggcgacagagaggaggccgaaagggcagacgccgccgcattGAGGTGGCGCTCCCGCGACGAGCAGAGCTCTCTTCttagcggcggcgccggcctctcctGGCGGGGTGacgagctgcggcagcgccggccgctgagcgaggaggcgaccgaccgcgcggaagcagaaCACGAGCTAGCGCTAGAAAGAGAACTCCGCGACGCCTGGATCGACAGCGAGAACAACTGGGGCCCTCTGACCCGAGCCTCAgatctcgcgcgcgagcgcgctaAGGTGGTGCATGCCCTCGAGGTGTCGAGACATCACCGGGCGCTGGCGGACAtctcgacgacgagggacgcctcggaagaggcggagagcgcggggGACGCTGAAGTGCACCGTAGTCGGCTGCTGGCTCACGCGCAAAGAAGAGAAGTGGCCAGAGATCTCCGGGAGAGATGCGTGCGGCGTCTGTGTGAGATATGCATCGAAGGCCTGGAGAG GCAGCTTCAGCAAGCGGGAGACGTGGCCCAGCGTCTTTTCGCCTCCAAGTTCGGCCGCATgccctctctgtcttccaGG CGAATGACTGCGTACGACCTAGAGAagttttccttcttcgtcgcaATGGTGATCGTGTCTTCGCCTGCCGTCCGCTGGCAGTGGTTCCTCCTCACAG ATACCACCCAGCGGCTTGTTCAACTGACAAAAGTGATAGCCGAGGCTCGATGGATGAACATTCTTGCGCTCAA cacGACACCCCTTTCGAGTTTGTCGCGGTTCCTACTCTTCCAGGATTTCCACAGCAATGTTGTTCTGTTCCTCACGTTTCTGTGCGTCATCGTGGTTTTCAGGCTTTGGCCGTCCCTGTTCTTTGATGATGACTTTTTCTAA
- a CDS encoding hypothetical protein (encoded by transcript BESB_065720) has protein sequence MNNSSICAVFDRFPLLQYIVFTVGAGAVDVICVTLQADLLDCQETQRCATQDAMWALKVSYLRQYAALSIEMLGLLFSTYVIHALGACQSRILPEEYGIPRHLRELAKASITRKKLEARARDPRLFDKGKTHVLFDPKDPLEIKWDAFTDALLGAERMSWPISRNNRRVSLVSDEELQYRTRVLRKLGLPVEDYLKMREEQEDA, from the exons ATGAACAATTCATCGATATGCGCGGTGTTTGATCGTTTTCCCCTTTTACAGTATATCGTCTTTACCGTTGGGGCAGGTGCAGTCGACGTTATCTGCGTCACTCTTCAAGCAGACCTGCTCGACTGTCAGGAAACACAGAGATGTGCGACGCAAGATGCGATGTGGGCTCTGAAGGTTTCCTATCTCAGGCAATACGCGGCGTTGAGTATCGAG ATGCTCGGGCTTCTGTTCAGTACATATGTAATCCATgctctcggcgcctgccAGAGCCGGATACTGCCTGAAGAGTATGGTATTCCGCGGCATCTCCGAGAATTAGCCAAGGCGTCGATAACGCGAAAGAAACTCGAGGCAAGG GCCAGAGATCCTCGCCTTTTCGACAAAGGAAAAACACATGTTCTTTTTGATCCAAAAGATCCACTGGAAATCAAGTGGGATGCATTTACAGATGCGCTCCTAG GTGCAGAGAGGATGAGTTGGCCGATATCAAGGAACAATCGTCGTGTTAGTCTTGTTTCAGACGAAGAGCTACAATACCGGACTCGCGTTCTCAGGAAGCTGGGGCTGCCTGTTGAAGACTACCTAAAAATGCGCGAGGAACAAGAGGATGCCTAA